A genome region from Terriglobia bacterium includes the following:
- a CDS encoding PAS domain S-box protein, whose amino-acid sequence MQTGENPVALSSAGGESAVALERRRAEMLDEYLESFVLRAAEFLRFNRVFIALAESGSYEIRHVAEHGHARPVRARLPVMLERRAQTVDEPFWTTEISQWAEGIAEPFSALTSLQCLVIPLLGSNRQPLGIVGLLERSDGGNVTAEDLRRAATLAAEAAVVLEATQNLYAADQHRRRSENLMAAALELNSTVRLPQFMEGFTVRAAVMLGARAAALALMQGKLLDTVVLYDPGARHDSTAHRRLDVALSDVAAQRSEDIISGTAAELLGDPLAAKLGWKDLSIARLSGGDGEFLGLLCLADCGGALPHDARHLLQALVAHAAVALENARWFTRMDQANRHWMEIFDAITDLIVVHDESYRVLRVNRSLADFIGVRPSELIGVSVRALIAMASDQSAQSCPFCRGGPDLTDEYVHPVLDRTYLVSTSRIHGAANEGMQTIHVLKDITDRREAERRYRELFDTIQEGLFFSTPDGRFIEVNDALVRMLGYDSREDLLQVDIGSQIYVSADQRSHFVEEINAKGVVRNYEETLRRKDGALIYSLQNAFAVRDSQGKVVQYRGLMLDITELKNFQAELQRQRDFNNKILNNTQSMILVVDTAGLISYANKRCFEAGGYTQEDLLGRKLVELVPPGRRQALIDGLAETLAGRQVDNLELPVLLGQGRGGQFSINLSPMRDEPGHVNSIVVVMTDITDAAMLQAKLMHTEKMAAVGQLVSGVAHELNNPLTAVLGFTDLLLESGEIPAPAKEDLRVILQEAQRSKQIVQNLLSFARQMPPQRDSVQLNTIVRRTLALRSYDFASHGVEVVERLNERVPDIIGDAHQLQQVFLNILNNAYDAVRETERQGRIEISTALNGASAEVVFRDNGHGISFPDRIFDPFFTTKEVGKGTGLGLSICYGIVREHGGEILCQNNDDGFGATFRVRLPVAPTGIGPAAGGKR is encoded by the coding sequence ATGCAGACTGGAGAAAATCCGGTAGCGCTGTCCTCTGCGGGTGGCGAGAGCGCAGTCGCGCTGGAGCGCCGGCGCGCGGAAATGCTGGACGAGTACCTGGAGAGCTTCGTCCTGCGGGCGGCTGAATTTCTCCGTTTTAACCGGGTCTTCATTGCCTTGGCCGAATCCGGCTCCTATGAAATCCGCCACGTCGCGGAACACGGCCATGCGCGTCCGGTCCGCGCCCGGCTTCCCGTCATGCTCGAGCGCCGAGCCCAGACGGTGGATGAGCCGTTCTGGACCACCGAAATCAGCCAGTGGGCCGAGGGCATCGCCGAGCCCTTCTCCGCGCTGACCTCGCTGCAGTGCCTGGTCATTCCGCTGCTGGGTTCCAACCGCCAACCGCTGGGAATTGTCGGCCTGTTGGAACGCAGCGATGGCGGCAATGTCACCGCCGAAGATCTGCGCCGCGCCGCCACGCTGGCCGCCGAAGCGGCCGTGGTCCTGGAAGCGACGCAGAACCTGTACGCCGCCGATCAGCATCGCCGGCGCTCGGAAAACCTGATGGCGGCCGCGCTGGAACTGAACTCCACCGTGCGCTTGCCGCAGTTCATGGAAGGGTTCACCGTCCGCGCCGCCGTCATGCTCGGGGCGCGCGCGGCCGCGCTTGCCCTGATGCAAGGCAAGCTTCTCGACACCGTGGTGCTTTACGATCCGGGCGCGCGCCATGACTCGACCGCGCACCGCCGGCTGGACGTGGCGCTCTCCGACGTCGCCGCCCAGCGCTCCGAAGACATCATTTCCGGCACCGCCGCCGAACTGCTCGGTGACCCGCTGGCGGCCAAGCTGGGGTGGAAGGACCTCAGTATCGCCCGTCTCAGCGGCGGCGACGGCGAATTCCTCGGGCTGCTCTGCCTGGCCGACTGCGGCGGCGCGCTGCCCCACGATGCCCGTCATCTGCTGCAGGCGCTGGTGGCGCACGCCGCCGTGGCCCTGGAAAACGCGCGCTGGTTCACGCGCATGGACCAGGCCAACCGCCACTGGATGGAAATTTTTGACGCCATCACCGACCTGATCGTGGTGCACGACGAGTCCTACCGCGTGCTGCGCGTCAACCGCTCGCTGGCCGACTTCATCGGGGTGCGCCCGTCGGAGTTGATCGGGGTCAGCGTGCGCGCGCTGATCGCCATGGCCAGCGACCAGAGCGCGCAGTCGTGTCCCTTCTGCCGCGGCGGCCCCGACCTCACCGACGAATACGTTCATCCGGTGCTCGACCGCACCTACCTGGTCTCGACCTCGCGCATTCACGGCGCCGCCAACGAGGGCATGCAGACCATCCACGTGCTCAAGGACATCACCGACCGGCGCGAGGCCGAGCGCCGTTATCGCGAGCTCTTCGATACCATCCAGGAGGGCCTGTTCTTCTCCACGCCCGATGGCCGTTTCATCGAGGTGAACGACGCCCTGGTGCGCATGCTCGGCTACGACAGCCGGGAAGACCTCCTGCAGGTGGACATTGGCAGCCAGATTTACGTCTCGGCGGACCAGCGCAGCCATTTCGTGGAGGAGATCAACGCCAAGGGAGTGGTGCGCAATTACGAGGAGACGCTGCGCCGCAAGGACGGCGCGCTCATCTACAGCCTGCAGAATGCCTTCGCCGTCCGCGACAGCCAGGGCAAGGTGGTGCAGTACCGCGGCCTGATGCTCGACATCACCGAGCTGAAAAACTTCCAGGCCGAATTGCAGCGCCAGCGCGACTTCAACAACAAGATCCTCAACAACACTCAGAGCATGATCCTGGTGGTGGACACCGCCGGGCTCATCAGTTACGCCAACAAGCGCTGCTTCGAAGCCGGCGGCTACACCCAGGAAGACCTGCTCGGCCGCAAGCTGGTGGAACTGGTTCCGCCCGGAAGGCGGCAGGCGCTCATTGACGGATTGGCGGAAACCCTGGCCGGCCGCCAGGTGGACAACCTGGAATTGCCGGTGCTGCTGGGACAGGGCCGTGGCGGGCAGTTTTCCATCAACCTCAGCCCCATGCGCGACGAGCCCGGCCACGTGAACAGTATCGTGGTGGTGATGACCGACATCACCGACGCCGCCATGCTGCAGGCCAAGCTGATGCACACCGAGAAGATGGCGGCCGTCGGCCAGCTCGTCTCCGGCGTGGCGCACGAACTCAATAATCCGCTGACGGCGGTTCTGGGCTTCACCGACCTGCTGCTGGAAAGCGGGGAAATTCCCGCGCCCGCCAAGGAAGACCTTCGCGTCATCCTGCAGGAGGCGCAGCGCTCCAAGCAGATCGTGCAGAACCTGCTGAGCTTCGCGCGCCAAATGCCGCCGCAGCGCGACTCGGTGCAATTGAACACCATCGTGCGCCGCACCCTGGCGCTGCGCTCCTACGATTTTGCCAGCCACGGCGTGGAAGTCGTCGAGCGGCTCAACGAGCGCGTGCCCGACATCATCGGCGATGCGCACCAGTTGCAGCAGGTCTTCCTCAACATTCTGAACAACGCCTACGACGCGGTGCGCGAGACCGAGCGCCAGGGGCGCATCGAAATCTCCACCGCCTTGAACGGGGCCTCCGCCGAGGTGGTGTTCCGTGACAACGGCCACGGGATTTCCTTTCCCGACCGCATCTTCGATCCCTTTTTCACCACCAAGGAGGTGGGCAAGGGAACCGGCCTGGGCCTCAGCATCTGCTACGGCATCGTGCGCGAGCACGGCGGCGAAATCCTGTGCCAGAACAACGACGATGGATTCGGCGCCACCTTCCGGGTTCGCCTGCCCGTCGCCCCCACCGGCATCGGCCCTGCCGCGGGAGGGAAACGATGA
- a CDS encoding response regulator produces MMPAASKYPVLVIEDEPAVLSFVKAALERAGYNVVPVACGADALTMLARDDFLGVVSDMRTPGGVDGADVHAWISAHKPELVARVIFITGDIVNEETAATLRRTGAPCVEKPFRVQQLLGVVDKVFGGPK; encoded by the coding sequence ATGATGCCCGCGGCAAGCAAGTATCCCGTGCTGGTGATCGAGGACGAGCCGGCCGTGCTTTCGTTCGTGAAAGCCGCTCTGGAACGCGCCGGCTACAACGTCGTGCCCGTGGCCTGCGGCGCCGATGCGCTCACCATGCTCGCCCGCGACGACTTTCTCGGCGTGGTTTCCGATATGCGCACGCCCGGCGGCGTGGATGGCGCCGATGTTCACGCCTGGATCTCGGCCCACAAACCCGAGCTGGTGGCGCGCGTCATTTTCATCACCGGCGACATCGTCAACGAGGAGACCGCCGCCACGTTGCGCCGCACCGGCGCCCCCTGCGTCGAAAAGCCGTTTCGCGTGCAGCAGCTTCTCGGAGTGGTGGACAAAGTTTTCGGGGGCCCGAAATGA
- a CDS encoding energy transducer TonB: protein MQLLALEFSLETAMFGKVKPRWLLAVVLGAAMCRASTAAEPDRKVVFRVKPAYPTLARQMNVTGTVKIEVVIAANGSVKSLKPIGGHPLLIQSASEALKKWRFAPGPETTTIVEFQFHHGD from the coding sequence GTGCAATTGCTGGCACTGGAGTTTTCCCTGGAGACGGCCATGTTCGGGAAGGTAAAACCACGTTGGCTCTTGGCGGTGGTTCTTGGCGCCGCAATGTGCCGGGCGTCCACCGCGGCGGAACCAGACCGCAAGGTGGTGTTCCGGGTGAAGCCTGCGTATCCCACACTCGCACGGCAAATGAATGTAACCGGGACGGTGAAGATCGAGGTGGTGATCGCGGCCAACGGAAGCGTCAAGAGCCTGAAGCCGATCGGTGGTCACCCGCTGTTGATCCAGTCGGCAAGCGAAGCGCTGAAGAAATGGCGATTTGCGCCCGGCCCGGAGACGACAACCATCGTGGAATTCCAGTTCCACCACGGCGACTGA
- a CDS encoding sigma-54 dependent transcriptional regulator, translating into MNDDFRVRFLIVDDEQSICKLCMAIGASLGFDCAEAESAEAALAYLETESPDIVVLDRQLGPMSGDDLLRQIKAMLPRTEVAIITGHGSIESAVEAMKMGAYDYITKPFGAGQLKLVLQRMKEKVRLVAENEYLRDRVTNQQELNVIDGSSAKIQDVLRMVSRLKDTRTPVLITGESGTGKELVARAIHFRGSMQKRPFVAVDCGSLVPTLIESELFGYEKGAFTGAMKTKQGLFQSANTGTIFLDEIGELPLELQAKLLRVLQEKEVRPVGSNDKVKVDVRIIAATNRDLEASYRAGTFRKDLYFRLNVVTVHLPALRERKSDMVVLVRSFLARYAPEENVQVTPAAMHSLFQYDWPGNVRELENCIERAIALGNHKTIDVQDLPAAIRMAGPALPVSAEAPATGAPAPTPNSTDLEDIERQTIERVFQQVGGDKALAGKMLGISRATLYRKLKRYHIDAGPGVEGSTASAAQNN; encoded by the coding sequence ATGAACGACGACTTTCGTGTCCGTTTTCTCATCGTGGATGACGAGCAGAGCATCTGCAAGTTGTGCATGGCGATCGGCGCCTCGCTCGGCTTTGACTGCGCCGAGGCGGAGAGCGCCGAAGCCGCGCTCGCCTATCTGGAAACCGAGTCGCCCGACATCGTCGTGCTCGACCGCCAGCTCGGCCCCATGAGCGGCGACGACCTGCTGCGGCAGATCAAGGCCATGCTGCCGCGCACGGAAGTGGCCATCATCACCGGCCACGGCTCCATCGAGTCCGCCGTCGAAGCCATGAAGATGGGCGCCTACGACTACATCACCAAACCCTTCGGCGCGGGACAGTTGAAGCTGGTGCTGCAGCGCATGAAGGAAAAAGTGCGCCTCGTCGCCGAAAACGAGTACCTGCGCGACCGCGTCACCAACCAGCAGGAGCTGAACGTCATTGACGGCTCGTCGGCCAAAATCCAGGATGTGCTCCGCATGGTCTCGCGGCTGAAAGACACGCGCACCCCGGTGCTGATCACCGGGGAAAGCGGGACCGGAAAAGAGCTGGTGGCGCGCGCCATTCATTTCCGCGGCTCGATGCAGAAGCGGCCGTTCGTCGCCGTGGATTGCGGGTCGCTGGTGCCGACGCTGATCGAGAGCGAGCTCTTCGGCTACGAAAAAGGCGCCTTTACCGGCGCCATGAAAACCAAGCAGGGCCTCTTCCAATCGGCCAATACGGGCACGATTTTCCTCGACGAGATTGGCGAGCTGCCGTTGGAGTTGCAAGCCAAGCTGCTGCGTGTGCTCCAGGAAAAAGAGGTTCGTCCGGTCGGCAGTAACGACAAGGTCAAAGTGGACGTACGCATCATCGCCGCTACCAACCGCGATCTGGAAGCCTCGTATCGCGCCGGCACCTTCCGCAAGGACCTCTATTTCCGGCTCAACGTGGTCACCGTTCATCTGCCGGCGCTGCGCGAGCGCAAGTCCGACATGGTGGTGCTGGTGCGCTCGTTCCTGGCGCGCTACGCGCCGGAGGAAAACGTGCAGGTCACGCCCGCGGCCATGCACAGCCTGTTCCAGTACGACTGGCCGGGCAACGTGCGCGAACTGGAAAACTGCATCGAGCGCGCCATCGCCCTGGGCAATCACAAGACGATTGACGTGCAGGATCTGCCCGCGGCGATTCGCATGGCCGGTCCGGCCCTGCCGGTTTCGGCGGAAGCGCCCGCCACGGGAGCCCCTGCGCCGACGCCGAATTCCACCGACCTGGAAGACATCGAGCGGCAGACCATCGAGCGCGTCTTCCAGCAGGTGGGAGGCGATAAGGCGCTCGCCGGCAAGATGCTGGGCATCAGCCGCGCGACTCTGTACCGCAAGCTGAAGCGCTACCACATCGACGCCGGCCCAGGCGTCGAGGGAAGTACAGCCAGCGCGGCGCAGAACAACTAG